Below is a window of Phocoena sinus isolate mPhoSin1 chromosome 2, mPhoSin1.pri, whole genome shotgun sequence DNA.
AACTATTTTCTAAGGAGAATTCAGATGAGTAtaagtttaaatatattcttaactTCAAATGTATGATATTTTGATAACCCTTCAGTAATGCATATAACATATTACTCATAATCAgagaatatcattttaaataacagTAATTAAATTACTATCATGCACAGGATAAAATTTAGTGATCTTTACTCTCTAAAACTTATATCTAATGTTACCTATTTCCAGATTTATATATAGAAAAGTCCTCAACATTTGGTggcataatttaatttttttttttttttttttttttttttttttaatgcgttacgcgggcctctcactgttgtggcctctcccgttgcggaggacaggctccggacgcgcaggctcagcggccatggcccacgggcccagccgctccgcggcatgcgggatcctcccagaccggggcacgaacccgtgtccccttcatcggcaggcggactcccaaccactgcgccaccagggaagcccccataatttaatttttaatgaataccAATATCCCTAAAAACCATCTGGGCCtttggagaaaataatttatatattatagagaGTTAAAATTTCTAAGCTAAAGagacatagaaataaacaaaactcagtatttttactaaaatatctttttaaaaaatacagcattttTGATATTACTGATCATATTAGTGAACATGTAATATAAAGTATTATGCCtttaacacattttttatttcagaacGCCACACAAAAAAAGACCTTGAAACCTACAACACATACTTTTATACTTTTCCTAGATTTCCAGTGCTCATCTAAAAAAAATCCCTAATCACAAAAGCTATCTATCTCTTTCCAGACTGCCCCTTtcaaaaaaagcaattttaaaaatgataccatgTGAAATTTCGTTCCAAATTTCTTCTAAGCTGAAAAGTATAGTTTCTTTCAAGTTATATATCAACAAATAAATCATAAACCAAGGGAGAAAGTTGGAATGATATTAACATAATATATAAGCaattcaaatattataaaataatctttaaaatgacaTTAAGTAAAACCATGCATTGCAGTAAATTTCCTAAGACTCCCcttaattattttgtaataaaaatggaTGGTAAAAGATAATgaaggaaaattctttttttccctagggaatttgattttttaaaaaacccattgcTTATATTTTGGTCAATTGAGAGGTATTAAAAGGAACACACTAACACGTTACAATACATCTGAATTTTTTCAGTCTAAGTTTCCTTAAGATAGTTCTGCTGACACATCAAACTGTGAATAAAATTCCAAACCCacttatcttttatatatagatactagagtcattttctttttcttttctttttgaaacacctgaaaatatgtttaaatggccatcacctctccattctctttctACCATTTCATGGGGCTAagggttaaaaaaagaagctatcaTCCATTCCAGAACTATATTCCAAATATATAGATTAACTGACCCATTAGAGAAAAATTCAGCATGGTGTGAAGATAGTGAATGTATAAGTGCTAGTCACTCTCCACAGCAATTCTTCCCAACACTGTTTGGAGCCAGCAAGGGATTGAATGGGCTAAGGAATCCTGCTGAGCATTTCAATTCTTGTCAATTTCTATCCCCTGGTGGTTTATAATAATAGAGTTAGCAAGGAGAACAGAGGAATAACATTAGTGATACATGTGCTTGCTCCTTCAACAAACGCTTTCTCATGGGTAGCTTGCAGTTGGATTGTAGTACCTGAGATTTTGCCACTGCTGAACCTGTTCTGAAAAGCTAACAGTAAAATATACCAAATCTAGAGATACGTATGTATAATGTTAATAGTAGAAAAGGCTGCATTTAGGACCCACCTTGAGcctgtattatttcattattaagaGAATCAGTGTTACCAGTGTGATACGAGTCAATTCTAGGTTCATCTGAAAATTGTGTTCATAATAATCAGCCACAAGATATTAGAGGCAACAAGAAAAATGTTCATTCCAATTAGGAACTCTTCTCCATAATTTTTTCTAAGAACTACTTGTTCTGATTATTACTATGATGCCTGACTATGATCTATGCTAGTGCTTTgcaattttgtattctgcagcaTACCTGCAGATCTGTAAATATACTATAAAATCAtgtggagaggaaaggagaatctGATGAAAAACAGCAAATGTATGCActatgagagaaaggaaaaaagcataaGACACCATAGTCTTGTTGACAAATTGGTTTTATCGTGacataaaacatttcaaacagcTAAGGAGTAGTGAGAAAACTGCTCCCTCTTGAGGAGTATTAACTTTACTAAGTTCACTTCATGTATTAATATCATAATTTCATAAATACCTTTAGAGACTTGAAATTTATATAGCTTAGACCTTCTTACTAGTGAGACTGAGACACCCTACCACCCACACTTTATCTTCATTTCCTGAAGGAACTTTAAAACAATCTTTACACCTGTGGTAAACATTTGCCTTTTTACGTTagcatttatttgatttttggaTAACCAAGATGAAAACCATTTTGTATTATTAAACAGAAGGAAATACTGCTGTCTTAGTTTCCAGATAAACCtgtgaaataattaaaaactgtGTTCTTaatgttattcattttaaaaaacaaatgaaagatcaTTAAAATCCTACAAAAATTAACTTCTTCTAGGTAGTTACCTTGATTACAATCAATAACATTGCAAAATTCCCTGACgttgttttcattgatttcagCTTGCTTTCTTTCAATAAATGCAGATATTCGTCTgtcaatctacaaacaataagcaTGTGTGTCTTAATTCAAACacagtaagattaaaaaaaatactccacccacccccccaaaacCCAACTtcttacttctgcttttccagcCTTTATTTGAACTACTTCTGGATCAAAATGGATCTGTGTCTTTTTCACATCTCCCAAATCACaatctttgtgcttttcttcctCCTGTAGGTCTCCAATGGGAAATTTGGCATTTACTTCATTCTTGTtccctgtttctgtttttcctatttcttcaacAACAGTTGTATTCTCCTCTTTAATCAGAGGCTGAAGTTTTGCTAAAAAAGGCTGAGAACACAATTCCATCTGCTGAGGTTCAAACTGATCAAAATTAATCACATATTTaccatatttatataaatttctgcTAAGTAAAGGCAATATTCAATATCaattaactaaatttaaaagGTTGGCACATCATACATAGATCGGAGCACATGTAGGTGTTTGTGCTGTCCTCTGCTATTGTGACCAATATCATTTGCtataaatctgttaaaaaaaaaaaaaaaaaaaaggaaagaaaagaagaaagagaaaacctgaggaaatttaaaattttctttgaggGAATCATTCTGTCACTCATCTTTTATTTTGTGCCAAATCAAAGCCTCAGCCTCTGGCACCAATGCCACTTAATTAACATGTCATTCAAATGCCTCCTCAGAATACTAAGGCTTAGTATTTTTCCTCCTTAACACGAGAGCCAGTGCTCTCACTCAGCAAAGCCCTGTATTATCACTATATCACTGGAGATTCTCCACTTGAAACTGCAGTTGGCCGAAGTAAATGAGAGAGCATAGACGTGAAATATATAGGTGTTATGCTGAGTGAACACTCAAGCTTCTCCTGACATGGCAAGATATCTTCTTGGGtcatgaaattaaatttttaaaaagaaaacgaaCAAGAGCCATAGCTGAAAAGAGGTAGATGCCTATCACCATactagagggggaaaaaaccctgtTGTGTAATGTAAATTATACTacccattccccccccccccagacccATCCACAATTAGGCCTCAATTGAGTCCTATAGCTCATTGCTTCTGCCCTTTAAAACTAGGGTTAACTATTACTTTTAACATGAAACAGAGTTAAAATTTCCCATAAAGTCACTGAATAGAGGACTGAAAATTAAATGTCTACTCCATTAATCAAAACATACCAACACTCGTCAGTGTTCCAATTATTTTTTCATACCGACAATTTTGCTTCCATTATTTGCTATACCAAATACTCTTCTGAATCCTTGTAACATCTTAATAGAAGTAAACTTTTCGACACttcatattttatactttgattaGAGATAACCTGCAAACTTGCATCAATTGTAACTGCAAAGATGTTCAATTGGAAACTAGCAAGGTCATAATACTGTTATTGAActgaaatactaaaaaatataacaatactATTATAAATTAACAATTCAGTGTTGACTTAATATAAAGGATGAATTATTTCAAACTCAAGAAAAAGACGATAAAATAGTGACTGGCTACTTACTAATATGAGACATTAATGTCAcagaaattactttctttttaaaaactatgctgAAACTGTTTAATTGCAATAGACACTCCAGGATGTGTCAAGCTGGGATAATGCCACTTCTTGAACCACTGAAAGCACTCCATGAGCCTCCAAACTCACCCAAGGCATGGAATCATTATCATAGCATGACACACACCTGCCGTGTCTTATTGCTTAATTATAACCTACCATAGATGCAACTGTATTGAATTTTCAGTGCAAGTCTAGAATTGAATAGAACTGCATTTTCAATCTTCACATCCACATCAGCCTATTGGGCTATATTCCTGTAATTGTCCTGATCACTATGTAAATTAACAGATTTGGATCCAATCTGGCCGAAGTAACCTTTTATTAATACCACTATTAATACAGTGTTAAGATAGAACTAACAAATACTACAGCTTACAATTTAACTACAATTAATTTCTAGTCTCAATATCGAGTTAACATTTTTAACACGAAATTTACCTGTAAATATAAAACGTGTTGTTCAAGTGCACTAAAGAGCAAAGCAGGCTGGAATGCCGAGAGGCTCTGGAGCTTGTTCCAATCGATTGTAATTTTCACCACATCATCTCTGATGTTAAGCTTCAAAGGGGCAAACCAGCAACAtcacaaaaaattacaagattAAGCTGTACACATGGGATTGTCCAAAAATAAGATTTCTATAGAATAACACACCATTTAGCTCAAAGTTTTCAAGTTTTCAATCAGACATAAAAATGCTCTACACCTAGTTACcactttaaaaagccaaaaaatgtgaaattttcataaaaaaatagaatgacaCCACACTCTAATTCTGTTCTTGGGTCTGTGTAATGGGACCATCTTTTACGATAATTCATTATCTAAAAAACTTTGGATAGGGGTCAAAATAGTCTTGTCCTACTCAGAATCCTACTGCTTCTAGCTCAGAGAATTAAACAGAGGGGGCAGGTACCTTTATAAAAGTTCTGATATACACATTTCTTTCTGTTAAATATGCACATAAATACATAACTGAAACATATCATTCCTCTGATGTCTTCTGaatcacatttttattgttttcaattttaaccaattttaaaatcaattcatACATTTATATTCATACATATTATAAAGTCTAGTGATACACAGCAATGTGTTTATctacttcaaataaaaattaaactattacTTAGCTGCGGAAACctgaaattgaaaaacaaatacttttccACAATAGTGAAATAAATGGCCAGAGACTGGATGGAAAGGCCACACTTACTGCTAAACAGTATCTTCTAGTAAAGTATGAGGGCTCATTGTATGAAAATTTCTTATAAATTGGCTATCCATGACCTATTACAATAATAGTATATACGGAAACTACCAAGAAcctgaatataaaattaatatcaaaatgAGTGAAGATTTTAGAGGGAAAGCCTCCATCTCTAGTCTTTCGAGTGAATAAAAGTAAATCACCGTAAACTTTTCTAGGGACACGTGTTTATAAGGATATACTACATCGCAGAATCAAGttaactattattttttcaaaaatcatttatttaaaattagtcATGTTTTCTACAAAATAAAGACAAGTGTTACATTAGTTCAAATACAGATCTTATAAATTGTGAttgtaataaaacaaaaagataaaccaATGTACATAGAACCGAAAAGATCCAAAGTTCCCAAAAAAGGCACTATATGAATGAACGCTATATGACAGAAGTTTACCACCCTTTGACCAGAAATATTTAAAGTCCATATTAGACAAGTGTAAACAAATAAGTTTTGTGTAGGCTGCACTGGCAAAAACTGGTTTACATTATTTTAACTAAGGTTTTATATTAAGATAACCACATTAatcttaatttactttatttaatgCCTATAAAGATTTCCTTAGACAACAACTTATGCATGGAAGTAAACTATTACTATACTGTTACAGTTCTCAAGGGATCTAGAGTCTATTATAACAAATCTATGAATACAGTTTGGGGATAATGCAGGCAAATCCTCAACCAAAGCAAAGCATCAAATTTTCTAGAGAAAAGAATAActtatagaaattaaatttaatgtttgGATCATATTCTCATTTCAATTCAGCAGAATTATGTAAGCTCTCAAGTGCAGTTAAAGATATTTGGTCTTTTAAGAAAATCACATAATAATGTCACAAATTAACTTTAAAACTATCCCAATACAtccaactattattcaacaaattcCCTGTTAGTAATatgaattctatttatttttacactGTAGAACTTGTAAACCATTCACTCAAAAATGTATTAGTCTGCCATTAATATGgcctatttaaaatatgtatttcagtaaaaactttattaaattaataCGAAAATCCAAGctaacaataaatatttcttcagctTGGTAAAATGGACCAACCAGAGGTAAGcaataaagttaaaattacaaaattggaAATCTGagataaaaaatactttttaaatattcaacTTTATGTTTCCTATTAGGAGAGCTAATAACACGATactatacagagtgaagtaggcaTTTtacaacatacattttaaaaaattccttaaacTTGTTTTGAAAGGAAATAGTGATTTCCACCAAGGGCAATTTTATAAGTATAGTACTTGggctttaattctttaaacaatACATCTCGAAATACAGAGAGTATTACCAAGTTGGCTAGCATTTAATTGATGAGATGATCTTATTTTTTGACACTTGTATAAATGGTCTTTTCACTCTGTCATGAAAACTCACCAAATATTTACTCTAAACATTTTTGACAGGTGACATAAGTAAATTTTAATCACATCTCTACTTTTACCTACAGAATAtctgaatgtttaaaatttttaaatgagtttttaaaattcagtatacaaactatttcaaaaagaaatgtttaaattatttcttaatgttatttttaaaaagtatctcatCAGTGGGGGGAAAAAACTTGCATAAACTATAGGTGAGTATaaacttttttcatcttgatattaggatattaaaaaaaaaaccttaaagttCCAATGTCCACGCCATAGAaagttctcaaacttttaaaCCATTTACAGGTCTTGAGTCTTGAGACTGAAATAATATGTCcccaagtcttaaaaaaaaaagtttaagtccTTGACAAACAAGTGAGTTTAAAACTTTTAGCCGACTCTATTAATAATCGTTCCATTAAACCAAACTGAATGTTTAACTTAGAGTAATGCTCTTTTTAAGTTAGAACAAatattaggattttaaaaaatatttaaataacgtTTTAAGAGACTGATTCTCCATTCAcccaaggcttttaaaaataattttcacaaatcAAACGCTCTATTTTCATAAAGTAAGTTACCATTATCTTCAACATAAATGCCTAATTCCGcctgagattaaaaaaatctgttttttaaaagcagacaaacattttcaagttgtttctcatttaaaatttgcTTTGCACTTTACATCATGAAACTAAATAGTGACTTGAGTGTAAGCAGTACCTTTACTTAAACCCGATTTTATTATGACATTTCTACAAAAGCTATTTATCAGCCAGTTAAACTAGTTAATAGCTAAATTATTAAACAACAGTTGTGATACAAGCAGTATCGACCATGGATAACTCAGCCAACTTTACGCTATGAGTAGTTTAGAttaattccttttctcttcctccccgTTTTAAAGGGGAAGAGATGCAAGCAACggccagaaggaaaaaagaaataaacaaaagcaaatgacTCATAAGAGGAAATCACCCAAAAAAGGCGGAGAGAGAGCTTTTCCAGAAATCGCAGGCCGTTCTAACCTATCAATTTCTATAATGAATGAACTGGAAGTAAAAGGAGCCTGAGCGCCAGACGCCTCCCAAACCCTCAGAGAAGCTTCTCCGCAACCATTCTCTCCAAGCCTGTTCATCTCCGAGCCGGGTTTTCACTTACACTAGCCTCACTCACTCTTGGGGGGAAGAGTTGCAAGGAAATCTAGCCTGCAACCGGCCGTGAACTAACCCGCGCGGCCATCCTCACTCAGACCGCAGACGGCTGGGCCCAGGCTCCTCCCCCGGCCTCGGCTACTCACGCCGGGTCCCACACCCGGCAGGCCTCCGCTGCCCCCTGCCTCCGCTCGaggaaaaaaggggggaggggctaGACGGTTCCCAGACCCCTACTCCCACAGACCACCACTCACTTGTCCAGCCAGGGTATGCAAGGAGCGAAAGACTTCGCAGACCACCTCTTGTGAGAGACTGGGGCTGCAGCTCCGCTCTAGGTTCCTGTCACCGATGGTCGGGCGACTAAGCTCAGCGGCAGTAGCCATGACACTTTCGTAGGCCGCCCCCGCCAGCACCGAAGAGCCCTCAcaacccaccccaccctcccctgctTTGGTCGCTGCGCGATGATGTAAAAGCACTGCGTCTCTTTTAGAGCGGGGCTTTGAGCACCCGCCCCCTCTATGTGACTGACAAGCACGTGCACCAATCAGGTGCAGCTACATGGTTCCGCAGAGGACTCTGAGCGGATGACTGCGAACCTGCGTGAGGCTAGCTACAGTATTTCAGATAATGATTGGAGTCGTCATCGAATGAGGGTTAGCTTCTTCAACCCTCATTAGTTAGTTAACATCGCTAATTTAACATAAATTAGTTATCATAACTAATTTTTCATGCGAGGAAGAGgacataaaacaagaaaaacttttATGCCTCATTTACCATCAAGGGAATGATATTTACTTTAAATCTGCAAAATACTTCTGTCAGGTTTTAAAACTCGTAAATCAGTTGCTATTCCCTGTGTACTACGGTAGAGACGCTCATCCTAAAACTGTTTCAAAGAAGGGAAACACTGTCAATATGATTCTAACAGGAATTTAACTAAGTAAGCAATCGCATGCAACACAATATTTGAAATTAGAGATCAATCCAAATTGAACTTTGACAAAGTATTACTTATCAGATAACTTTGGTAAAAGATATTTGAAAGACTTTGTAGTATTACAGAGtctaacattaaaaattttgttgtGCAATTGAAAAGTTTAGAAAGTTTTTAGTGTTAAACTTTATTCCAAAACacttgcaaaaaataaatatcagtttacagatgagggatttaaaattcttaattccAGTAGTCTAATGCTCTTACAGTAAAAGAAGCAGAGGTGGAAACTTGCACAATGTGTATTCAGTTTTAGAGTACGCTGAATGAAAGGGGGAGGAATAAGGCATCAAGGAACTGGGATTAAGGGCAGTAGGGATAAAAGAACGCCTTTGACCTGCCTCTAGAGAGCCTGTTAATTAGGCTTTCATTTCCAAAGATCACCAGGCGACAGGATCTTGAGTAATCTTGTCTGCTCCCTTGTTCACAGCAGGATATACAGTTTATAATCCAGCCTATGTCTAGAGATGTCCATAGAAAGATTTCACAATATCTAATCCCAAATTGAGCAACCTTCTCCTTCAAGCCACTCATCCCCATATTTAACCTAAATTCATGATTCTTTGCAATGTTAGCAATTTTCTTTGCCTCTGGTTCTCTTGTTAGAGAATAATTCTAATGGGGTAgctaaaagtttttgttttgtaacatATTAGCAACTAGTTTCAGATTATTTGTTTTCATCTAGGtgtgaggtttgtttttttttttttttttcaaatattcaggCCAGTGGTATGAGACACATTTGGGAACTTGCTTTGT
It encodes the following:
- the MBIP gene encoding MAP3K12-binding inhibitory protein 1 isoform X1 codes for the protein MATAAELSRPTIGDRNLERSCSPSLSQEVVCEVFRSLHTLAGQLNIRDDVVKITIDWNKLQSLSAFQPALLFSALEQHVLYLQPFLAKLQPLIKEENTTVVEEIGKTETGNKNEVNAKFPIGDLQEEEKHKDCDLGDVKKTQIHFDPEVVQIKAGKAEIDRRISAFIERKQAEINENNVREFCNVIDCNQENSCARTDAVFTPYPGFKSHVKVSRVVNTYGPQTRPEGIQGSGHKPNSMLRDCGNQAVEERLQNIEAHLRLQTGGPVPRDIYQRIKKLEDRILELEGISPEYFQSVNFSGKRRKVQPPQQNYSLAELDEKISALKQALLRKSREAESMVTHHLP
- the MBIP gene encoding MAP3K12-binding inhibitory protein 1 isoform X2; translation: MATAAELSRPTIGDRNLERSCSPSLSQEVVCEVFRSLHTLAGQLNIRDDVVKITIDWNKLQSLSAFQPALLFSALEQHVLYLQPFLAKLQPLIKEENTTVVEEIGKTETGNKNEVNAKFPIGDLQEEEKHKDCDLGDVKKTQIHFDPEVVQIKAGKAEIDRRISAFIERKQAEINENNVREFCNVIDCNQENSCARTDAVFTPYPGFKSHVKVSRVVNTYGPQTRPEGIQGSGHKPNSMLRDCGNQAVEERLQNIEAHLRLQTGGPVPRDIYQRIKKLEDRILELEGISPEYFQSVNFSGKRRKVQPPQNYSLAELDEKISALKQALLRKSREAESMVTHHLP
- the MBIP gene encoding MAP3K12-binding inhibitory protein 1 isoform X5: MATAAELSRPTIGDRNLERSCSPSLSQEVVCEVFRSLHTLAGQLNIRDDVVKITIDWNKLQSLSAFQPALLFSALEQHVLYLQPFLAKLQPLIKEENTTVVEEIGKTETGNKNEVNAKFPIGDLQEEEKHKDCDLGDVKKTQIHFDPEVVQIKAGKAEIDRRISAFIERKQAEINENNVREFCNVIDCNQENSCARTDAVFTPYPGFKSHVKVSRVVNTYGPQTRPEGIQGSGHKPNSMLRDCGNQAVEERLQNIEAHLRLQTELFWKKKKSSTTSKLFTG
- the MBIP gene encoding MAP3K12-binding inhibitory protein 1 isoform X4 gives rise to the protein MATAAELSRPTIGDRNLERSCSPSLSQEVVCEVFRSLHTLAGQLNIRDDVVKITIDWNKLQSLSAFQPALLFSALEQHVLYLQPFLAKLQPLIKEENTTVVEEIGKTETGNKNEVNAKFPIGDLQEEEKHKDCDLGDVKKTQIHFDPEVVQIKAGKAEIDRRISAFIERKQAEINENNVREFCNVIDCNQENSCARTDAVFTPYPGFKSHVKVSRVVNTYGPQTRPEGIQGSGHKPNSMLRDCGNQAVEERLQNIEAHLRLQTELFWKKKKSSTTSTELFTG
- the MBIP gene encoding MAP3K12-binding inhibitory protein 1 isoform X3, which codes for MATAAELSRPTIGDRNLERSCSPSLSQEVVCEVFRSLHTLAGQLNIRDDVVKITIDWNKLQSLSAFQPALLFSALEQHVLYLQPFLAKLQPLIKEENTTVVEEIGKTETGNKNEVNAKFPIGDLQEEEKHKDCDLGDVKKTQIHFDPEVVQIKAGKAEIDRRISAFIERKQAEINENNVREFCNVIDCNQENSCARTDAVFTPYPGFKSHVKVSRVVNTYGPQTRPEGIQGSGHKPNSMLRDCGNQAVEERLQNIEAHLRLQTGGPVPRDIYQRIKKLEDRILELEGISPEYFQSVPLKGRNCVLFVFEHRV